The following are encoded together in the Carettochelys insculpta isolate YL-2023 chromosome 24, ASM3395843v1, whole genome shotgun sequence genome:
- the PHACTR4 gene encoding phosphatase and actin regulator 4 isoform X4, giving the protein MGQTLFSRPINPATIAEEVDHPSSDMGMGADVLESGDTTPPTKRKSKFSGFGKIFKPWKWRKKKSSDKFKETSEEEEEPDKLSHTALKNGHTVPIGGPGISSLAQVEEVAEKRSSLRKSVPVEDPKRRPGSSSSNPTSEMEPSHEPHAPKQPLLPPKRPLSSSQEASDVQARDPVPASRTTRTPSSSSITATTSVAKTVNSTVAPCPAPRTVLPLLASTNTTASTSTTSGTLAKQPPIPPPKPVNRNSNPVIAELSQAVNSGAGLSKPSPPLPPKRGLPSNLAPFLESPAPSKPPSDRVVATTRPASIPVRITVSHPPPSPSPPLPSHVPPEPPRTPLSASIPAAEAQFSLELPQERPQQEDLGSGEAPKRAAEQGFGEPHVPMRLPPVPLHIRIQQALTSPLPVTPPAEGSHRAHSLLFENDSTCEDNSTLGRAKSLPVTIEMLKVPDDDEEEEEGDREGERSSGPRVYIGEAPSVTVIPRPMPQPLQEEEEEEVGMSDSDSEGPILYKDEDDEEEDESHNSTLANKVKRKDTLAMKLGSVGLRQELEEKNAFPRKSKEEWNEIRQQIGTTLIRRLSQRPTAEELEQRNILQQKNEADRQAEKREIKRRLTRKLSQRPTVAELQARKILRFNEYVEVTDAQDYDRRAEKPWTKLTPADKAAIRKELNEFKSSEMEVHEDSRHFTRYHRP; this is encoded by the exons cTGAGGAAGTGGATCATCCATCGTCTGACATGGGGATGGGAGCTGACGTCCTGGAATCTGGAGACACCACACCCCCTACCAAGAGGAAAAGCAAGTTCTCAGGCTTTGGCAAGATCTTCAAGCCTTGGAagtggaggaaaaagaaaagcagtgacaAGTTTAAGGAGACTTCAGAAG AGGAAGAGGAGCCGGACAAACTCAGCCATACTGCATTGAAGAATGGGCATACAGTTCCCATTGGTGGCCCTGGGATTTCCAGTCTGGCCCAGGTGGAGGAAGTGGCTGAAAAGAGATCAAGCCTTAGGAAGTCTGTTCCTGTTGAGGACCCAAAGAGAAGACCAG GCTCATCCAGTAGCAATCCGACTTCAGAAATGGAACCTTCTCATGAGCCACATGCACCCAAACAGCCTTTGCTTCCTCCAAAAAGACCCTTGTCCTCCTCTCAGGAGGCAAGCGATGTGCAGGCGAGGGATCCTGTCCCAGCCAGCCGCACTACAAGGACTCCATCCTCCTCGTCTATTACTGCCACCACCAGCGTAGCAAAAACAGTCAATTCCACCGTCGCCCCTTGCCCAGCCCCCAGGACTGTGCTCCCTCTTCTTGCCAGCACTAACACTACTGCCTCCACAAGTACAACCAGCGGGACACTGGCCAAACagccccccatcccacctccaaAGCCGGTGAACAGAAATAGCAACCCTGTAATTG CCGAACTGTCTCAAGCAGTGAACAGCGGTGCAGGCTTATCCAAGCCTTCCCCACCCTTACCGCCCAAGAGGGGCCTTCCATCTAACCTCGCACCCTTCCTGGAGTCACCGGCTCCCTCAAAACCACCAAGTGACAGGGTAGTGGCAACCACGCGTCCGGCCTCGATACCAGTGCGTATCACTGTGTCTCACCCGCCACCTTCGCCTTCTCCACCGTTACCCAGCCATGTACCTCCCGAACCCCCGCGCACACCCTTGTCTGCCTCCATCCCTGCAGCAGAAGCCCAGTTCTCCCTGGAACTGCCCCAGGAACGCCCTCAACAGGAAGATCTTGGCTCAGGGGAAGCGCCCAAGcgggcagcagagcaggggttcGGAGAGCCTCACGTGCCAATGCGGCTGCCCCCAGTTCCACTGCACATCCGGATCCAGCAGGCATTGACGAGCCCCCTGCCAGTTACCCCACCTGCAGAGGGGTCACACAGGGCTCACTCCCTGCTCTTCGAAAATGACAGCACCTGCGAGGACAACAGCACCCTTGGCCGGGCCAAGTCGCTGCCAGTCACCATCGAGATGCTGAAAGT TCCAGATGATgacgaagaggaggaggaaggagaccGGGAAGGTGAACGGAGTTCAGGTCCCCGTGTTTACATTGGTGAGGCGCCATCGGTCACGGTCATTCCTAGGCCAATgccacagcccctgcaggaggaagaggaagaagaggtggggatgAGTGATTCAGACTCAGAGGGGCCCATCCTGTATAAGGATGAGGATGACGAAGAGGAAGACGAAAGCCATAACA GCACTCTGGCTAACAAGGTGAAGAGGAAAGACACACTGGCCATGAAACTAGGCAGCGTGGGCCTccggcaggagctggaggagaagaaCGCTTTCCCTCGGAAGAGCAAGGAGGAGTGGAACGAAATTCGGCAGCAGATTGGGACAACACTGATCAG GCGACTAAGTCAGAGACCCACAGCAGAAGAACTGGAGCAAAGAAACATACTTCAGC AAAAAAACGAGGCTGACCGTCAGGCTGAGAAGCGGGAGATTAAACGCCGGCTCACCAGAAAG CTTAGTCAAAGGCCTACAGTGGCTGAGTTGCAGGCCAGGAAGATCCTGAGGTTTAACGAATACGTGGAAGTGACCGATGCTCAGGACTATGACCGACGAGCAGAAAAGCCATGGACAAAACTCACCCCTGCCGACAAG GCTGCCATCCGAAAGGAGCTGAACGAGTTTAAAAGCTCTGAAAT
- the PHACTR4 gene encoding phosphatase and actin regulator 4 isoform X1, whose product MGQTLFSRPINPATIAEEVDHPSSDMGMGADVLESGDTTPPTKRKSKFSGFGKIFKPWKWRKKKSSDKFKETSEVLERKISMRKPREELVKRGVLLEDPEKEEEEPDKLSHTALKNGHTVPIGGPGISSLAQVEEVAEKRSSLRKSVPVEDPKRRPGSSSSNPTSEMEPSHEPHAPKQPLLPPKRPLSSSQEASDVQARDPVPASRTTRTPSSSSITATTSVAKTVNSTVAPCPAPRTVLPLLASTNTTASTSTTSGTLAKQPPIPPPKPVNRNSNPVIAELSQAVNSGAGLSKPSPPLPPKRGLPSNLAPFLESPAPSKPPSDRVVATTRPASIPVRITVSHPPPSPSPPLPSHVPPEPPRTPLSASIPAAEAQFSLELPQERPQQEDLGSGEAPKRAAEQGFGEPHVPMRLPPVPLHIRIQQALTSPLPVTPPAEGSHRAHSLLFENDSTCEDNSTLGRAKSLPVTIEMLKVPDDDEEEEEGDREGERSSGPRVYIGEAPSVTVIPRPMPQPLQEEEEEEVGMSDSDSEGPILYKDEDDEEEDESHNSTLANKVKRKDTLAMKLGSVGLRQELEEKNAFPRKSKEEWNEIRQQIGTTLIRRLSQRPTAEELEQRNILQQKNEADRQAEKREIKRRLTRKLSQRPTVAELQARKILRFNEYVEVTDAQDYDRRAEKPWTKLTPADKAAIRKELNEFKSSEMEVHEDSRHFTRYHRP is encoded by the exons cTGAGGAAGTGGATCATCCATCGTCTGACATGGGGATGGGAGCTGACGTCCTGGAATCTGGAGACACCACACCCCCTACCAAGAGGAAAAGCAAGTTCTCAGGCTTTGGCAAGATCTTCAAGCCTTGGAagtggaggaaaaagaaaagcagtgacaAGTTTAAGGAGACTTCAGAAG TTTTAGAACGAAAGATTTCTATGCGAAAGCCAAGAGAGGAGCTGGTTAAAAGAGGGGTTCTGTTGGAAGACCCTGAGAAGG AGGAAGAGGAGCCGGACAAACTCAGCCATACTGCATTGAAGAATGGGCATACAGTTCCCATTGGTGGCCCTGGGATTTCCAGTCTGGCCCAGGTGGAGGAAGTGGCTGAAAAGAGATCAAGCCTTAGGAAGTCTGTTCCTGTTGAGGACCCAAAGAGAAGACCAG GCTCATCCAGTAGCAATCCGACTTCAGAAATGGAACCTTCTCATGAGCCACATGCACCCAAACAGCCTTTGCTTCCTCCAAAAAGACCCTTGTCCTCCTCTCAGGAGGCAAGCGATGTGCAGGCGAGGGATCCTGTCCCAGCCAGCCGCACTACAAGGACTCCATCCTCCTCGTCTATTACTGCCACCACCAGCGTAGCAAAAACAGTCAATTCCACCGTCGCCCCTTGCCCAGCCCCCAGGACTGTGCTCCCTCTTCTTGCCAGCACTAACACTACTGCCTCCACAAGTACAACCAGCGGGACACTGGCCAAACagccccccatcccacctccaaAGCCGGTGAACAGAAATAGCAACCCTGTAATTG CCGAACTGTCTCAAGCAGTGAACAGCGGTGCAGGCTTATCCAAGCCTTCCCCACCCTTACCGCCCAAGAGGGGCCTTCCATCTAACCTCGCACCCTTCCTGGAGTCACCGGCTCCCTCAAAACCACCAAGTGACAGGGTAGTGGCAACCACGCGTCCGGCCTCGATACCAGTGCGTATCACTGTGTCTCACCCGCCACCTTCGCCTTCTCCACCGTTACCCAGCCATGTACCTCCCGAACCCCCGCGCACACCCTTGTCTGCCTCCATCCCTGCAGCAGAAGCCCAGTTCTCCCTGGAACTGCCCCAGGAACGCCCTCAACAGGAAGATCTTGGCTCAGGGGAAGCGCCCAAGcgggcagcagagcaggggttcGGAGAGCCTCACGTGCCAATGCGGCTGCCCCCAGTTCCACTGCACATCCGGATCCAGCAGGCATTGACGAGCCCCCTGCCAGTTACCCCACCTGCAGAGGGGTCACACAGGGCTCACTCCCTGCTCTTCGAAAATGACAGCACCTGCGAGGACAACAGCACCCTTGGCCGGGCCAAGTCGCTGCCAGTCACCATCGAGATGCTGAAAGT TCCAGATGATgacgaagaggaggaggaaggagaccGGGAAGGTGAACGGAGTTCAGGTCCCCGTGTTTACATTGGTGAGGCGCCATCGGTCACGGTCATTCCTAGGCCAATgccacagcccctgcaggaggaagaggaagaagaggtggggatgAGTGATTCAGACTCAGAGGGGCCCATCCTGTATAAGGATGAGGATGACGAAGAGGAAGACGAAAGCCATAACA GCACTCTGGCTAACAAGGTGAAGAGGAAAGACACACTGGCCATGAAACTAGGCAGCGTGGGCCTccggcaggagctggaggagaagaaCGCTTTCCCTCGGAAGAGCAAGGAGGAGTGGAACGAAATTCGGCAGCAGATTGGGACAACACTGATCAG GCGACTAAGTCAGAGACCCACAGCAGAAGAACTGGAGCAAAGAAACATACTTCAGC AAAAAAACGAGGCTGACCGTCAGGCTGAGAAGCGGGAGATTAAACGCCGGCTCACCAGAAAG CTTAGTCAAAGGCCTACAGTGGCTGAGTTGCAGGCCAGGAAGATCCTGAGGTTTAACGAATACGTGGAAGTGACCGATGCTCAGGACTATGACCGACGAGCAGAAAAGCCATGGACAAAACTCACCCCTGCCGACAAG GCTGCCATCCGAAAGGAGCTGAACGAGTTTAAAAGCTCTGAAAT
- the PHACTR4 gene encoding phosphatase and actin regulator 4 isoform X3 translates to MGMGADVLESGDTTPPTKRKSKFSGFGKIFKPWKWRKKKSSDKFKETSEVLERKISMRKPREELVKRGVLLEDPEKEEEEPDKLSHTALKNGHTVPIGGPGISSLAQVEEVAEKRSSLRKSVPVEDPKRRPGSSSSNPTSEMEPSHEPHAPKQPLLPPKRPLSSSQEASDVQARDPVPASRTTRTPSSSSITATTSVAKTVNSTVAPCPAPRTVLPLLASTNTTASTSTTSGTLAKQPPIPPPKPVNRNSNPVIAELSQAVNSGAGLSKPSPPLPPKRGLPSNLAPFLESPAPSKPPSDRVVATTRPASIPVRITVSHPPPSPSPPLPSHVPPEPPRTPLSASIPAAEAQFSLELPQERPQQEDLGSGEAPKRAAEQGFGEPHVPMRLPPVPLHIRIQQALTSPLPVTPPAEGSHRAHSLLFENDSTCEDNSTLGRAKSLPVTIEMLKVPDDDEEEEEGDREGERSSGPRVYIGEAPSVTVIPRPMPQPLQEEEEEEVGMSDSDSEGPILYKDEDDEEEDESHNSTLANKVKRKDTLAMKLGSVGLRQELEEKNAFPRKSKEEWNEIRQQIGTTLIRRLSQRPTAEELEQRNILQQKNEADRQAEKREIKRRLTRKLSQRPTVAELQARKILRFNEYVEVTDAQDYDRRAEKPWTKLTPADKAAIRKELNEFKSSEMEVHEDSRHFTRYHRP, encoded by the exons ATGGGGATGGGAGCTGACGTCCTGGAATCTGGAGACACCACACCCCCTACCAAGAGGAAAAGCAAGTTCTCAGGCTTTGGCAAGATCTTCAAGCCTTGGAagtggaggaaaaagaaaagcagtgacaAGTTTAAGGAGACTTCAGAAG TTTTAGAACGAAAGATTTCTATGCGAAAGCCAAGAGAGGAGCTGGTTAAAAGAGGGGTTCTGTTGGAAGACCCTGAGAAGG AGGAAGAGGAGCCGGACAAACTCAGCCATACTGCATTGAAGAATGGGCATACAGTTCCCATTGGTGGCCCTGGGATTTCCAGTCTGGCCCAGGTGGAGGAAGTGGCTGAAAAGAGATCAAGCCTTAGGAAGTCTGTTCCTGTTGAGGACCCAAAGAGAAGACCAG GCTCATCCAGTAGCAATCCGACTTCAGAAATGGAACCTTCTCATGAGCCACATGCACCCAAACAGCCTTTGCTTCCTCCAAAAAGACCCTTGTCCTCCTCTCAGGAGGCAAGCGATGTGCAGGCGAGGGATCCTGTCCCAGCCAGCCGCACTACAAGGACTCCATCCTCCTCGTCTATTACTGCCACCACCAGCGTAGCAAAAACAGTCAATTCCACCGTCGCCCCTTGCCCAGCCCCCAGGACTGTGCTCCCTCTTCTTGCCAGCACTAACACTACTGCCTCCACAAGTACAACCAGCGGGACACTGGCCAAACagccccccatcccacctccaaAGCCGGTGAACAGAAATAGCAACCCTGTAATTG CCGAACTGTCTCAAGCAGTGAACAGCGGTGCAGGCTTATCCAAGCCTTCCCCACCCTTACCGCCCAAGAGGGGCCTTCCATCTAACCTCGCACCCTTCCTGGAGTCACCGGCTCCCTCAAAACCACCAAGTGACAGGGTAGTGGCAACCACGCGTCCGGCCTCGATACCAGTGCGTATCACTGTGTCTCACCCGCCACCTTCGCCTTCTCCACCGTTACCCAGCCATGTACCTCCCGAACCCCCGCGCACACCCTTGTCTGCCTCCATCCCTGCAGCAGAAGCCCAGTTCTCCCTGGAACTGCCCCAGGAACGCCCTCAACAGGAAGATCTTGGCTCAGGGGAAGCGCCCAAGcgggcagcagagcaggggttcGGAGAGCCTCACGTGCCAATGCGGCTGCCCCCAGTTCCACTGCACATCCGGATCCAGCAGGCATTGACGAGCCCCCTGCCAGTTACCCCACCTGCAGAGGGGTCACACAGGGCTCACTCCCTGCTCTTCGAAAATGACAGCACCTGCGAGGACAACAGCACCCTTGGCCGGGCCAAGTCGCTGCCAGTCACCATCGAGATGCTGAAAGT TCCAGATGATgacgaagaggaggaggaaggagaccGGGAAGGTGAACGGAGTTCAGGTCCCCGTGTTTACATTGGTGAGGCGCCATCGGTCACGGTCATTCCTAGGCCAATgccacagcccctgcaggaggaagaggaagaagaggtggggatgAGTGATTCAGACTCAGAGGGGCCCATCCTGTATAAGGATGAGGATGACGAAGAGGAAGACGAAAGCCATAACA GCACTCTGGCTAACAAGGTGAAGAGGAAAGACACACTGGCCATGAAACTAGGCAGCGTGGGCCTccggcaggagctggaggagaagaaCGCTTTCCCTCGGAAGAGCAAGGAGGAGTGGAACGAAATTCGGCAGCAGATTGGGACAACACTGATCAG GCGACTAAGTCAGAGACCCACAGCAGAAGAACTGGAGCAAAGAAACATACTTCAGC AAAAAAACGAGGCTGACCGTCAGGCTGAGAAGCGGGAGATTAAACGCCGGCTCACCAGAAAG CTTAGTCAAAGGCCTACAGTGGCTGAGTTGCAGGCCAGGAAGATCCTGAGGTTTAACGAATACGTGGAAGTGACCGATGCTCAGGACTATGACCGACGAGCAGAAAAGCCATGGACAAAACTCACCCCTGCCGACAAG GCTGCCATCCGAAAGGAGCTGAACGAGTTTAAAAGCTCTGAAAT
- the PHACTR4 gene encoding phosphatase and actin regulator 4 isoform X2, which translates to MEENSSEEVDHPSSDMGMGADVLESGDTTPPTKRKSKFSGFGKIFKPWKWRKKKSSDKFKETSEVLERKISMRKPREELVKRGVLLEDPEKEEEEPDKLSHTALKNGHTVPIGGPGISSLAQVEEVAEKRSSLRKSVPVEDPKRRPGSSSSNPTSEMEPSHEPHAPKQPLLPPKRPLSSSQEASDVQARDPVPASRTTRTPSSSSITATTSVAKTVNSTVAPCPAPRTVLPLLASTNTTASTSTTSGTLAKQPPIPPPKPVNRNSNPVIAELSQAVNSGAGLSKPSPPLPPKRGLPSNLAPFLESPAPSKPPSDRVVATTRPASIPVRITVSHPPPSPSPPLPSHVPPEPPRTPLSASIPAAEAQFSLELPQERPQQEDLGSGEAPKRAAEQGFGEPHVPMRLPPVPLHIRIQQALTSPLPVTPPAEGSHRAHSLLFENDSTCEDNSTLGRAKSLPVTIEMLKVPDDDEEEEEGDREGERSSGPRVYIGEAPSVTVIPRPMPQPLQEEEEEEVGMSDSDSEGPILYKDEDDEEEDESHNSTLANKVKRKDTLAMKLGSVGLRQELEEKNAFPRKSKEEWNEIRQQIGTTLIRRLSQRPTAEELEQRNILQQKNEADRQAEKREIKRRLTRKLSQRPTVAELQARKILRFNEYVEVTDAQDYDRRAEKPWTKLTPADKAAIRKELNEFKSSEMEVHEDSRHFTRYHRP; encoded by the exons cTGAGGAAGTGGATCATCCATCGTCTGACATGGGGATGGGAGCTGACGTCCTGGAATCTGGAGACACCACACCCCCTACCAAGAGGAAAAGCAAGTTCTCAGGCTTTGGCAAGATCTTCAAGCCTTGGAagtggaggaaaaagaaaagcagtgacaAGTTTAAGGAGACTTCAGAAG TTTTAGAACGAAAGATTTCTATGCGAAAGCCAAGAGAGGAGCTGGTTAAAAGAGGGGTTCTGTTGGAAGACCCTGAGAAGG AGGAAGAGGAGCCGGACAAACTCAGCCATACTGCATTGAAGAATGGGCATACAGTTCCCATTGGTGGCCCTGGGATTTCCAGTCTGGCCCAGGTGGAGGAAGTGGCTGAAAAGAGATCAAGCCTTAGGAAGTCTGTTCCTGTTGAGGACCCAAAGAGAAGACCAG GCTCATCCAGTAGCAATCCGACTTCAGAAATGGAACCTTCTCATGAGCCACATGCACCCAAACAGCCTTTGCTTCCTCCAAAAAGACCCTTGTCCTCCTCTCAGGAGGCAAGCGATGTGCAGGCGAGGGATCCTGTCCCAGCCAGCCGCACTACAAGGACTCCATCCTCCTCGTCTATTACTGCCACCACCAGCGTAGCAAAAACAGTCAATTCCACCGTCGCCCCTTGCCCAGCCCCCAGGACTGTGCTCCCTCTTCTTGCCAGCACTAACACTACTGCCTCCACAAGTACAACCAGCGGGACACTGGCCAAACagccccccatcccacctccaaAGCCGGTGAACAGAAATAGCAACCCTGTAATTG CCGAACTGTCTCAAGCAGTGAACAGCGGTGCAGGCTTATCCAAGCCTTCCCCACCCTTACCGCCCAAGAGGGGCCTTCCATCTAACCTCGCACCCTTCCTGGAGTCACCGGCTCCCTCAAAACCACCAAGTGACAGGGTAGTGGCAACCACGCGTCCGGCCTCGATACCAGTGCGTATCACTGTGTCTCACCCGCCACCTTCGCCTTCTCCACCGTTACCCAGCCATGTACCTCCCGAACCCCCGCGCACACCCTTGTCTGCCTCCATCCCTGCAGCAGAAGCCCAGTTCTCCCTGGAACTGCCCCAGGAACGCCCTCAACAGGAAGATCTTGGCTCAGGGGAAGCGCCCAAGcgggcagcagagcaggggttcGGAGAGCCTCACGTGCCAATGCGGCTGCCCCCAGTTCCACTGCACATCCGGATCCAGCAGGCATTGACGAGCCCCCTGCCAGTTACCCCACCTGCAGAGGGGTCACACAGGGCTCACTCCCTGCTCTTCGAAAATGACAGCACCTGCGAGGACAACAGCACCCTTGGCCGGGCCAAGTCGCTGCCAGTCACCATCGAGATGCTGAAAGT TCCAGATGATgacgaagaggaggaggaaggagaccGGGAAGGTGAACGGAGTTCAGGTCCCCGTGTTTACATTGGTGAGGCGCCATCGGTCACGGTCATTCCTAGGCCAATgccacagcccctgcaggaggaagaggaagaagaggtggggatgAGTGATTCAGACTCAGAGGGGCCCATCCTGTATAAGGATGAGGATGACGAAGAGGAAGACGAAAGCCATAACA GCACTCTGGCTAACAAGGTGAAGAGGAAAGACACACTGGCCATGAAACTAGGCAGCGTGGGCCTccggcaggagctggaggagaagaaCGCTTTCCCTCGGAAGAGCAAGGAGGAGTGGAACGAAATTCGGCAGCAGATTGGGACAACACTGATCAG GCGACTAAGTCAGAGACCCACAGCAGAAGAACTGGAGCAAAGAAACATACTTCAGC AAAAAAACGAGGCTGACCGTCAGGCTGAGAAGCGGGAGATTAAACGCCGGCTCACCAGAAAG CTTAGTCAAAGGCCTACAGTGGCTGAGTTGCAGGCCAGGAAGATCCTGAGGTTTAACGAATACGTGGAAGTGACCGATGCTCAGGACTATGACCGACGAGCAGAAAAGCCATGGACAAAACTCACCCCTGCCGACAAG GCTGCCATCCGAAAGGAGCTGAACGAGTTTAAAAGCTCTGAAAT